cataatctaaattttatgccgtataaatacaaagtggttagaaagttatttttttgtccacctggatctgcaacacgtttactttgcACTAATCGCCCAGTCTGctgccactcacaattaatttttgaatatccacaggaactttttatgcaaaatgaaaaatgctaaacaactgtatttgctttgcagaagtaacaataggcttatctttatcataagtcccgtgaatgttggtttatgaaaaagatattcTTAATGCTACAAgtgctccactggatttgtaacacattacactaagtgtcctcctTGTGAAACGGTTTACactttactaagtcttaacataaagactttaggtcttcccacttcaagcgaatattacttctggctatactttcccaaattttgttatttcataaaagaaaactgaaaatctacataatttatttatgaaatataggtttcagtttgtcgtggaaacatgtttaccaacatgcaatgtcttgcatacctaactagctatatactcaagtcttgaatgttcactgctatgggaggtccaaataactacctagctatttttatataaaatgacagaatgctttgaaaaatcttttgtgcagctagctacattaaagtaatatatttagctcttgaACTTTatcacttatttatttaataacaaatgtgccctggagtgctggcatggtactggctagaggtagcttaaaatcacaaaataaatattatccagatgtgaccatccctcatcatcagacatcggaaaggcgtttctgttctttaattctcattgtggggtacctcaaattctgtaaatccaatgaaaaaaaattacttaagaattcctcttctttcccttgcactactcatggcatttctttgcatgCCTTCAGTTTCAAGCCACGATCCCTGAGCTTCCAACCCCGTCTTagtcacaagtttcagcgctagccaaagTGACGGACAACGTTGAGGAActctgggtaattttgaaaaaatgtggttctgccttatgattttcaaatatttgctgctgatatcagcatattttggccctcgggtgccacacctccgtacatataggagttaattatctttaaatgtTTGCAAAATGAAAGGCTCTTACATTAACTGCAAATGTCGCAATATGAATGAAATATGGCAATAATTTATGTTATAAAATACAAGAATTCTAtggttttttaatgtttttagcaTCTCAAGATTTTAAACCATACTCGTCATTGTAGTCTTCTATTTCATCACCAAAGTTACACCTTGATTTTGCCATGCATGCTTTTCCATAAGAATGTTGATTTAAGAATATCAGGCTAGCATTTccaattaaaaaacaacagaTCTGTtttttagaacaatagagaattaaaaataatgacaaGCCTAGTTAGATTTTGGGTATATGTATATTGTATAAAAAACATGAATTACAGTCATGAGAAGGCGTTTAGGTACATTTTAATAAATCGCAAATAGACTAAcatattaaaataatatatgtcgaaaatccttttttaatcattttgtttacaatGAAAGTAATAATCAACAATATGTTGTGGttttaattgtttaaaatgTATACAAGTCTTTTCAATGTTTCTAAACATCGTTCTTTTTTTAGATTCTCGGTGTTGTGTGGGCATCATATAGTGCTGGTTCACTGCTCGTACCAGAAGAACTAAATAATAAACGTTCCTTGCTTTTCTACCCTGTCTTTTTGCTGTATGTTTACTTTTTCTCGCTGTATACCGGTGCTTGAGATTCACATGGCATATGGTATCCGACTTAAAAGTAATAACTGAAGAAGAAGCAAGAAAAAAGCTAGTGCAGGCAAGAAATGCTTGTAGGTGTCTTAAGGTGTCTTATGCAACTTTGGAGTATTTTTTAACATAGTAAAGGAACTGTAAACGGTTATCCAAGGCAACATGATTGGATGTTAATCAATGTTGAACAAAACAATCCAGTGTACGGCCTTCAGAATGACTTTGTTaacgtttttgtttgtttacatgtgTTATTTATTAAACTTTGTGTGCGCAtgtaatttattgtttatttttgaattttctacatattaaaaaatatatattttgttattgttattccGATAGAAGCTGGAAATTATTATAAACTGGTTTAATATTTTTGACGTGTGGGTGTGCACATTGGTAGTGTGTTGTTTTGGGAAATGCGTCacaatgaatttttaaatacttttaagcCAGAAACGATCTTAAATgagaaaattcgcgaaatttttgtattttgcgAACAAACATTCGCAAATCGATGTCATTAGGAAATTTAGCGAGCAATAACTTTCGCAAGTTACCAAAATTTAACACTCCAAAATTTAACACTGCAAAATTTAACACTgcaaaatttaacatttcaaGGATTACCAAGGATTGTCAaagcataaaattaaaatagacCATTCCTGCTgatcttttttttgttaacatcATCTTTTGCGAATTAATgttctttaaaactttcttaaaattattttgaataaaattcgcgaaaaaatTTTGGGgagaaattacatttttatcTGTAATGTCCCACACATGTTCACCGAATGATAAAATTTTTAAGGCTCCCAATGTAACTTGAAATTTgtagaaaatattatttatatgtACGTAATATGAAGTATTCATCTCCCATCCTAGTATTGGACTACAATTTATTTCAAAGTTAGTCCCAATGAAACTGGTGCACAAATTCTATCATGGTTGAGTATCTGTTGTAGGCTTTTTTTAACAGCTACATAAGCAGTCTCTAGGTCCGACCTCCGCTAAGAAATACTTTTCGTATACTTAGTTCCTTTGTGATTCAACAGAGGTATTGTTGTTTTGTCAGTGAACTTAGATAACTGGAGTTTTAAGAAGGAGTCTCGAATTATATCTCATCAtatgtttttacatattttggATAAAATTGAACAATAATATAACGGAAGTTATCGTTTACGATGGAAGACATTGTTTTAGTAACAGATCCGTGCATTACCGTATGCAAGCAAcatttttacattaaaaaacttgtgcatttttttaaataaaccaaaGATAACGTAGTGATAATACTGGAAAAACTAGAAAATACTTGAATTAAAAATCGAATTTTAGTCTTTTTCCAGTATATGTATAGTACTTAAAAAAGACATCAAATATACATAACGTCTTGCATCGgtcattttattaattttctaaTTTCATTAGAATGACCTATGACCATATGATTTCTtctaaatttttagtttttcaaactcagaattattttttaaatccgGTCGTCTTTTGGTTTTATATTCTAGGGCTTATCACGTGCCAAGACATATGACTTTCctgtgttaaaaaatatgattttttttcatttttgccgTAATAAAAGAATATAATAGAATTTATAACAATATCTAAGAGAAGTAAGGTTATACGATACAATTCTACTCCATAGAACTTTTAAGTCTTTATTACAAAAAGctttggggacgagaatgattATGATAGGTAAGATTCACATTTTTTGATTATTTCTGAATGCAAAACATTTCGACAATCTATAACATCTTGTCCCAGTATATAATAACCGTGATTAagtctaataaaaactttaTGACTCGGATATGTGTATTCCTTCAGCATTTCAATCATTACTTCAGTATCCTCAGGGGTCGAAAACAAGGTTTCTCTGGAAAACGGAAAGTTATATTTCACTGCCTCTTCAGCTGTCGCCAATGCGTGGCCATGAAGAGCTGCTGTTGGACTTTCCGCCAACGTTTTACTCGGTAACAAATTTAGCACGCACCAATGCATAGGGGAATCACTGGTTGGTCGAATATTGTCATGCTCTGAGTAATACACGCAACTCCATGATTCAGTGTCGAATTCGCTTATCAAACACATAGAGTTCAATACATCCATTTCTCCTGCATACCTTCCTGATTTTGTTACCAGTGTATAGATAACTCCATTTAGCATTACTTTACTCGCTCCATTACCTGCTACTTTCCCATCTGCTGGGATCACCGGTGATAAGCCGTATTTTTCCTGCTCTAATAAtgcttctaaaaagaaaacattaaagcggaaataaaatttattttagaatgAAGTTTTCCTGCAACATAGGAGATTTAAATCTGCCTTGGAACAAAGGTAACTCTGTCTATTTTGCATAACTCTATTTTGACATAAGTACTGCAATCTTTCTTCATCCCAGGGTGTCTTAGCCCCTGAGTCGTTGTTGTTATCAAATttatcgaaaaggtaaatttccCTGAGAATGAAGTTGATTTTAATAAGAAAAGATTCTTTTTAAGATTGCTCTCCTTTGTTTGAAATAACCAACAAGGAGGGTTTTTTTCCTTATTAACGCGGTCACGATCAGTCATTACATAATGGTCATATTAGTGAAATAAACCACACAAACATAAAATTACGTTAAATTCATTTGGCGGGAGTTAATTATTTAAAGTATGCATTTCCAAGAAGTTTTTTTACTGATACAACCTTCTTACACTTTCGTCGAATCATTGCCACGTTATGGTATTGTAAGCATTCTAAATGTGTTATTTTCTGCAAACTTTAACACTGCGTACACCGTAGTCacgaaaaaaaattccaaaaaaattagtttttttacgACTCACTTAAACAGTGTAAAATTGGAGCTAACAGACTCCCCCTCCCCCTAAATATACTgacatcttttaaaaaacaaatcgtCAACTTTTTTCATCTAACAACACCAGACGCCTGTTAACGCATTTTGAGGGAAATGGCCAAATTAGGATTTAGAAAGATTATAACGTATTGTGATACTTGTTGGGATCGTGTCGTCCCATGTGTGGCGTTACTATTGTACATTGGGGTACTGTTCTTGTTGCGCCGCATATGAGTTGCGAATGCTTATACAAAGTTCCTTATATGCGCGCGCATCCTGACAGGCAAGAAAAGAAGAATCACATAAGCGAAAGTGGCTATTCACGATAATTTATAGATTTTCAGTAACATAAGATTGAAAATGGGACGGAATTATTTCTTCTAAATTATTATCTTTTCTGTTTAAGAGCGGAATTTACCAATTTAAGCCTCAGTGTCTTTTTTCACTTGATATTTTTGATCGttgttgttaatattttttttttgcctgtcCACATGTCTATTGttctcgatgcaaaatcaaaacaatacgTCACGCCGCAACTCAACTGTTAATCATGCATGTCGTGTTGTATTGTTTATCTGTTAATCGCgtgtaataattttttgtaaatatttcctGTACTTGTTTTGCATGCTGTGACCATGATTAATCTTTTCAAATTACATTTGCGCCCACGATAGGCAATACTGGTGGTTAGTTTTCTATCTAATGCGATTCCAAAAGGAAGGTTTTATTCTTCGAAACAGTCTTAGTTAAAAAGAGAGATCATCAGGAGCAgcagaataaaaacataaatgtTTCAGAACCTGAAAGCTGTTCAGCTACACAATGATATTGTTTTCTACTGTGTTCGCCAACGCTTAACAATTCACTGATACTTCCAATTCGCttgcatttaaattttattcttttttctccAGCTGCTAAACTTCTTTCTTCCATAGTTTATCAATCAATCACTTTTTTTGCGGAGACAGCTTGTTTTTACGCTCTTTGAAATCTGAtgctgtttttaataaaaaaacctgGTTTCTCTATGCTGAATGTGTTAAAATAGTAATGAGTTTCTTTATCAGTAATGTTTATGGCTGTGAGTGCAAAAAACTTTGAGATGTTATTCGATccgttaaagaatttttttcatttcacgTTTCAATGAATAGCAAGAAAGAGAAAAGGGTTCATATAAAGtcaaatgaaaagaaaaatgacACGGAGATACTACTCATTCTTCAATTTTCAATGCACCCCGCGTATTGAATtgtttttaaactaaaaaaggactaaaaaacaaaaaaataatcccCTAAGGCAATTTGTTCAGCTAACTGTCTCCTGTCGAAATTGTATATGTAGCTACTAATGTAGTTTTTTGACaggaaaaattattatttaacttgATTTTGATGTTGCcgcaacaacctcgtttccagtgcATTTTGTCTTTCTATGACCGCCTCATGGTAaagaattttagaaaaaatatcatGCCATAATTCCATTTTGCTCAATGAATAATTCCACTCCAAATTTATAAATTCAAGATACAGCGCGTTGTGTTTTGCGAGTATGTGGCGTGTATGTGTCGCGAAGAAAAAACACAACACGGCTCAACACGGATCTATCgaatttatttattgaaaattttCTAGGACTAAAACTCATTGTTTGAACTATCAATAAGTTTTCGGGCGGGCCCGTATAACAAGCTGTTGTAATATCATGTGACTGGTGCTAAATTACAGTAGCATATACTACTCTCACGTGACTAGAACGGTCGTATCTTGGCCATACGGTTTTGAGAAATCCTAGTGTGCATTACGTAAACAGTGAAGTAAACAGAAGTAATGCCGCGACATCCAAAATCTGCCCACAAGAGTGACGACAGAAGAATCCTTTTTAACTTTGAACGCTTTTTAGTTGTATATCGTCAACAATAATATCCATGTGAAACTTATCCACAAGGATAAAGCTGTTGTATTGTAAAGGGTGTGTTTTTATATGCATATAGCTGTTAGATTAATGCTAAAAGATATCAGAAAGCAGGATGGCTTCTGTGAAAGTGGCGATAAGAGTTCGACCCATAAACAAAAGGTATACCTagtttacttatttgaattaaaGCACTAGCGAACATATGATGATGTGAATATGACAGAAATGTAGTGTTTAATGTATGTTTATAAAGtattgccaatgtttacaaaagttaataAAGTCTGCAGAAGgatagttaaaatttaattctatTTTCTCTTGGATCTTCCCTactcaaaaaatgtttaatcttCATTAACAGTCATTTAACCCTGTACGAGTCCTGCTTTTGTGTACCTCCACAAAAGTATGTCCATGCCCATTGTCCTCAacatgaaatcaaaacaactacatTATGTGGAAAATGGTCTTAAATTAATAGTCAAAGACCAGTGCAATCTTAGGGGCCATTGACAAACAATTTTCATCTCTGTTAAGGGCAAATTGGCCACTAGTATCACCCCCTTTCCCCTATATTAGTTTTCCTCTCCGTTAACGGCAAATTTGTCGTTAAATAGAGTTTTGCCCCCTCCCCCTGCGCTTTACGGAACAATCTTTGCGGAGACTTATACGAACAGGAGatccatttttttaacaaccaatTCTAGATTATGGCGAATTTTGACTGTGAAAACActaatttgttgaatttttttcattttccctaaaagatgtaaaaaaggtgagaaagtaaaatttgtctccatttttatatttttaactgacAATGTATTACCCTCCCCGCCCAACAGGTAATTTGTCGTTAACGGAGACGAAAACTGTTTGTCGACGGCCCCTTACTGATCCTAAATTTCTCATGATCCATTTTTTATGCCAGCTTCACGATTGAAAAAAGCTAGAATGAGAAAACTTGTTTTGTGCCTATTGTGGCCACATATTCATTATCCAAGAGTAATCTTCTATAAGAAGGTGCCAATTTGCAGAcgttttttcaagattttcatCTTTAACAGCCCGGAAAAGTCTGGGCTTGTCCAAAACTGCCTAAAATGCACCTGAAATGCAACGCACGCTAGCtcattgttcttatttaaattttgtcgagaagaaggaaggtgctattttgttgttgtacttTCTGTTGATCATTTGTGGGGTTTTATTACAACTATTAtctaataaatgatttttcaaaactgtttcacTACCACTGCTCCatattaaaagaataaattatacatagtaagaaatgtttaaaaaatgttgtttcgggtTGATTCTGGTTCCTGTGAgtgaaaattttaagtttttttataacgCCAGAAGTCGTCTGGCAGTTCCGTGGTTTTTTCGGCGTTTCCGCCGAGTCTGCACCCTCATCCTTTAATGTTACCACATATATCTAGATAAATTAATCCTCCCTAAAGGTTATATAGGTATACCAAAATTTTAGTATAAACACCCTATTCATATACACTTTAGTGCCATTTTTTACCAAACGATAGCCAAATTTGTGCTAACTTCACTTTAACTTGGATTACTTCATCATCCACCCTGCCCTTTGCTGGAACATTCCACCCTCCAAAAACTTGTAAGTTcgctatatatactatatattctcttaacaacatcaaattttgaaaaggaAATAAGAATTTTGAGGAATATGGGCATATTTgaatttatcagcaaaaatgttatatgtatATGATTAGATAATTGGTAGACCATATGATTATTAGAACAGCATTTGTTATAATTCGAAgttcttaaattttataagaCTTATGGCGGTGATACACAATCGAATTTGATTAgtcgaattcgattaattggaTTGTGTATCATGTAAAAATCTTATCCTCTCGGCATGCTCAGACTAGTTgaattcgatttttaaaaagtcggaccggtttaactttttcgattaatcgaaaggtttttagccaatcaaaatgcttaaaatctgTACATCAAATGTgcgttcaaaaaaatgttagtttctatgtaaaaaataaacattactaGATGActattcaaaacaaaacaaaaaaaaataaaaaagaagttaacaagatttttatcaaagaaaattaaaataatcttcCTCGAAATTCGTTTAGTAACAAATAACACATTCCGTttctaaaattttcttaaatttttagttgTTCTAACAATAACTGTAACAGCAGCGAGTTTCAACTCTGTCTTCGCTCCCTAAAGaaaatttatggaaacaaaattatcaaaagtttgttcaattttataataatgctcaatataattttgataaatcgaattcgattaattggaTTGTGTATCATAAAACTCAGGTATCTGATTTGGATTTATATATCTTGTTTTAAATTGGAATGTTTTAGTTTCAACAAAAGTCATTAGAGGAGTGTTGTTTCAGAGTAAcaacaaaatttcaattttaaacattttacttaTACAACAAAGAGCAGGAGAAATGGCTAAAACTGAAACAAAACTCGATGTGGAGATATCTTACCCTTTAAGTTGATATATTTAAGAAAGACAGAACATCCTTTGCTTTCTGCTACATTTCCTGTGGGCTTTTTAACGAGCTTCATTGATGCACACTTGAGTAACAAGCAAATTATACTTTGCAGTCATTAAGGAAAGTTATATTATTGTACATTTTCAGGAATAAGGAAGAATCAGGGCTATGATGATTAGAAGTTGTGTCCTATTAAGGATGCTTTCAAAGCTGGTTGACTAAAATAGTTAAAACAAATCTCGAGAATTTAAACATTAATGTGGTAGCTGTACCCAAAAATATAACAcacattataaaaataataaaaataagggACAGTAAAATGCTTTAAAATCTGGAAAATAACATCTGACagaggagggggggggggggggggggacagaaaaattaaaattttcaaagaagGGTGGACCTACTAAGACACTAAGAAAAGAATTTCTACATATTTTAGAAGGCTTTAATttgtttcattattttgatATAGGACAATTTTTGATGTTTTCATTCAAAATACAGTAATAGTTTCAAGTTTTGTAGTATCccattttgataattttaaagcaTAGTAGAACAATGTTTAATGTTTATTGGCACCTGTTCTAATTTTTCAGAACAGAGTATGATGAGTTTTATGCTTTGTACAACTGTGTGATTTTCTTGCATTTTGCAATGTCAATGTGCAATGTCtttctttacaaatttagaGTTCAGACTTCTAGTCATTTTTTAAGGTGATAAAGTTCCTATTTATGTGACTTCAAAGTCATATGAATCAGTAAGATCACatgaatttgattttttgtgGAATTATGCTCTTGATGATGATATTATCTTTAAGGGCAGTGATGGAAATAAGGGAATTAAACTTGCTTggacaaatttcttaaaaaagattCTCTCtaaaaaattttgcattttttatagtgttttTAGTGGCTTGTAAATTAACATTTCTAAATAATTTAATACTAAATAATTTTTGCCACAAAAGATTTggcagaaaacaaaaattcagTGGTCAAAAATGTTATTAAGCCACTTGCAGATTCTTTGTTCATGGTTATTTgttgcaataaaaataaaatgcgcAATGcgtattttgagaaaaaatttcatttattttacactAGTATTTCTGATTTcgaacttaaataaataaagggTGGCAAGGGAAAAAATTTTAGATGCTGATTGTGTAAtcacaaaaatcagttaaaattagctactttcgctaaaatagttataatacaagtgaaaaacaagatagattattgttgtaacaccctccttctgTGTTGTAGACACAGACGGATGGTGTTACAGTGGTGTACACATTAATAACAGTTGtgtgtatatattttatgtgtagCTTAAGTTTTAtgcctgtataaatattcttttaataaataaataataatttaaaatttaaaatcacacatatttttttttgaacgaAGGAAcacttttcagaaatttttttttcttctgtatttGCAATTAATAGCAACGCTATTAatttcctctgtatcaagtctgtctttataacttcctgccaagtctttctcggtctgcctctgaactttgccccaggaactatcaagtctctatactttcttacccaattatccccctccattctttccaagtgtcacagccaattcaatcttcttatctggataacatctttcattctacggatacttagcctgctggcgttacacatccacctaaccattctcatattctTTTCTAAATGGTCAAGATCACTGCCTcactgcttcactgcccatatCTCACTACTGTActacataacacttcttacacaagcctcatacaacctaccttttaactcaattgacaaaactctgctagtcaacaaaggaagtaactctctgaactttttccaagcagaacctatcctgcaagtaccACTTCTTCTAACACCCCCTTCACtccccaacatatcacctaagtaacagaagttctcaactatctctaacgagccactgttgtacatcattgaagctggaaatacttcattctctataatctcacctttgcaacgcttgcatacaaactgaatgtcagctcttaaccttccaccaatactactgcacttcttatgtacccaatgcttgcaagtaccacaacaacaaaaatccccccccccccccctccattTAAAAAACAGAATGGTAGGTACAAGTGAGCTACCATGCCACAGGCTGACTAATTTTTCCTTAAAACCaagatataaaattttatttacttatAATTAAACTACATTTATATGTGGCATAACTTTCTGTATCAACAGGCCTTCATCGGTATCAACACATATTATCTTTAATGAACTTTAACTTGTACTGAAAACCCATGTTTAATGCAGGTGGAAATAAGTTTTTGAGCCCTTATCACTTTCAGGTGTTTATGGAGATCCGCAATTTGCATGTATTAGAATGACAAGACTGCCATACCTTTAATGCCTGATAATTAAAAAACGTGATagtatggtaatattttttatgcaaaaacaTCATcctgatgacatcatcaaaaagccTTTAAACTACAATATCTCTCAATCCATTTGTCAGAAGcacatgttcctatacattttcttggctAAGGTTCTAAAAACacagaaactgaataaaaaaaatttccagcACAACTTTTAATAGCCTTTTCaaaatctgcttaaaatttggATTACTTACATTCTATTTAATGTTTCTGGTAGcccaataaaagttattttacatattttccGGCTTTTACATAATTCTTgtgaaaaaacatgaaaattcaCCCAAAaatctgttgtttttttcgatttttagataaaatccaaaaaattggtgaattgGGGTTAATCATGTCTCCAAACTTTGCATTATTATTTGTcttgataaaataaagttgtgttttaAGTTTTTACTTCCAAAGATTACCCTAAcgaaagttattaaattttaccAAAGGTAAAGGATATTACAATTTTTAAGAAGAGACaaccaaaaaaagttttgtgtttccacatatgttttaaaaaattggaatGATTACAGACAATTAAATCTTCTTTGGCAGAATACTGTTGCAGTCACTAAAGTGAAGGAACTATTATATGAGATTCACATTTTTGGTCAACACATGGCCGAAAGCCTTCTTGTTGCAAAAGCTGCAAAA
This is a stretch of genomic DNA from Hydractinia symbiolongicarpus strain clone_291-10 chromosome 9, HSymV2.1, whole genome shotgun sequence. It encodes these proteins:
- the LOC130657242 gene encoding uncharacterized protein LOC130657242, with product MEERSLAAGEKRIKFKCKRIGSISELLSVGEHSRKQYHCVAEQLSEALLEQEKYGLSPVIPADGKVAGNGASKVMLNGVIYTLVTKSGRYAGEMDVLNSMCLISEFDTESWSCVYYSEHDNIRPTSDSPMHWCVLNLLPSKTLAESPTAALHGHALATAEEAVKYNFPFSRETLFSTPEDTEVMIEMLKEYTYPSHKVFIRLNHGYYILGQDVIDCRNVLHSEIIKKCESYLS